From a region of the Terriglobia bacterium genome:
- the lon gene encoding endopeptidase La, whose translation MSTREKFDQRKLPMMPIRDVIIFPFMMTPFVVGRESSVRALEEALAADKKIFLATQHDATVDEPKPNEIFQVGTVVNIVQSLKLPDGNIKVLVEGIERGKILQVTEVDGYMQATVRTAKYELQMTPAVETAMQRVTSLFEQYVKLCQSLNYETMIAAVKMEDAAKLTDTIAANLQLSIEEKQELLEIFDPIERLNRIADVLDIEIEKLNMDRTIQSRVKRQMERAQKEYYLNEKIKAIQKELGRGEKSEWDELKKKVDAAGMPKDVHDKAMQELKKLEAMPPMSAESTVSRNYLDWLLAVPWKKKSKEIRSIERAEKVLNEDHYGLEKIKERILEFLAVRQLVKNPKGSILCFVGPPGVGKTSLGMSIAKATGRKFVRMSLGGVRDEAEIRGHRRTYIGALPGQIIQMMKKAGTKNPVFMLDEVDKMSMDFRGDPSAALLEVLDPEQNFMFVDHYLDVEYDLSQVFFIATANVIHTVPPALQDRMEVLRLHGYTEQEKIEIAKQFLVKKQRLQAGLTEKNISFNEDAITGIIRGYTREAGVRNLEREIGNVSRKVARKVVKEGASYNIAISGENIGEFLGVTKFRDTLVHEKNEVGLVTGLAWTEVGGSILSTEVTIVDGKGKLLLTGKLGDVMQESAQAAMSYIRSRAARLGVPREFYRNVDIHIHVPEGAIPKDGPSAGITMGTAIASALSGIPVRRDVAMTGEITLRGKVLPIGGLKEKLLAAHRAGVFEVILPRDNEKDVAEVPENLRSAMKLHFVDNMDEVLRVALESPLPKEVSEPVPPIVDTTGPQPSTHQ comes from the coding sequence GTGAGCACACGGGAAAAATTCGACCAACGGAAGCTGCCGATGATGCCCATCCGGGACGTCATCATCTTTCCATTCATGATGACGCCGTTCGTGGTGGGCCGGGAGTCGAGCGTGCGGGCGCTGGAAGAGGCGCTGGCCGCCGACAAGAAGATCTTCCTGGCGACGCAGCACGACGCCACGGTGGACGAGCCCAAGCCCAACGAGATCTTCCAGGTGGGCACAGTCGTCAACATCGTGCAGTCGCTGAAGCTGCCCGACGGCAACATCAAGGTGCTGGTCGAGGGCATCGAGCGCGGCAAGATCCTGCAGGTGACCGAGGTCGACGGGTACATGCAGGCGACGGTGCGCACGGCAAAGTACGAGCTGCAGATGACGCCGGCGGTCGAGACCGCGATGCAGCGCGTCACTTCCCTGTTCGAGCAGTACGTCAAGCTCTGCCAGTCGCTCAACTACGAGACCATGATCGCCGCGGTCAAGATGGAAGACGCGGCCAAGCTCACCGATACCATCGCGGCCAATCTCCAGCTCTCCATCGAGGAGAAGCAGGAGCTGCTGGAGATCTTCGATCCCATCGAGCGGCTGAACCGCATCGCCGACGTGCTGGACATCGAGATCGAGAAGCTGAACATGGACCGCACCATCCAGTCGCGGGTGAAGCGGCAGATGGAACGGGCGCAAAAAGAGTACTACCTGAACGAGAAGATCAAGGCCATCCAGAAGGAACTGGGACGCGGCGAGAAGAGTGAATGGGACGAGCTCAAGAAGAAGGTGGACGCCGCGGGAATGCCCAAGGACGTCCACGACAAGGCGATGCAGGAGCTGAAGAAGCTGGAAGCCATGCCGCCGATGTCGGCCGAGAGCACGGTTTCGCGCAACTACCTGGATTGGCTGCTGGCCGTGCCGTGGAAGAAGAAGTCGAAAGAGATCCGCTCCATCGAGCGCGCCGAGAAGGTGCTGAACGAAGATCATTATGGGCTGGAAAAGATCAAGGAGCGCATCCTCGAGTTCCTGGCGGTGCGGCAACTGGTGAAGAACCCGAAGGGGTCGATCCTGTGCTTCGTGGGGCCTCCGGGCGTGGGCAAGACGTCGCTGGGGATGTCGATCGCCAAGGCGACCGGGCGCAAGTTCGTGCGCATGTCGCTGGGCGGGGTGCGCGACGAGGCGGAGATCCGCGGGCACCGGCGCACCTACATCGGGGCGCTGCCGGGGCAGATCATCCAGATGATGAAGAAGGCCGGCACCAAGAACCCGGTATTCATGCTGGATGAGGTGGACAAGATGAGCATGGACTTCCGCGGCGACCCGTCGGCGGCGCTGCTGGAAGTGCTCGATCCGGAGCAGAATTTCATGTTCGTGGACCACTACCTGGACGTGGAATACGACCTGAGCCAGGTGTTCTTCATCGCGACGGCGAACGTGATCCATACCGTCCCGCCGGCGCTGCAGGACCGCATGGAGGTCCTGCGCCTGCACGGCTACACGGAGCAGGAGAAGATCGAGATCGCGAAGCAGTTCCTGGTGAAGAAGCAGCGGTTGCAGGCGGGTCTGACGGAGAAGAACATCAGCTTCAACGAGGACGCGATCACGGGGATCATCCGGGGGTACACGCGGGAAGCGGGCGTGCGCAACCTGGAACGCGAGATCGGCAACGTCTCCCGCAAGGTGGCCCGCAAGGTGGTGAAGGAAGGCGCGAGCTATAACATCGCGATCAGCGGGGAGAATATCGGCGAGTTCCTGGGCGTAACCAAGTTCCGCGACACGCTGGTGCACGAAAAGAACGAGGTCGGGCTGGTCACAGGGCTGGCGTGGACCGAGGTGGGCGGGTCGATCCTGAGCACCGAGGTCACGATCGTGGACGGCAAGGGCAAGCTGCTGCTCACCGGCAAACTGGGCGACGTGATGCAGGAGTCCGCGCAGGCGGCGATGAGCTACATCCGGTCACGGGCGGCGCGGCTGGGCGTGCCCCGGGAGTTCTACCGCAACGTGGACATCCACATCCATGTGCCCGAGGGAGCGATCCCCAAGGACGGGCCGTCGGCCGGCATCACCATGGGCACGGCGATCGCCAGCGCGCTCAGCGGCATCCCGGTGCGGCGCGACGTGGCCATGACGGGAGAGATCACGCTGCGGGGCAAGGTGCTGCCCATCGGCGGACTCAAGGAAAAACTGCTGGCGGCGCATCGCGCGGGGGTGTTCGAGGTGATCCTGCCGCGCGACAACGAGAAGGACGTGGCCGAGGTGCCGGAGAACCTGCGCAGCGCCATGAAGCTGCACTTCGTGGACAACATGGACGAGGTGCTGCGGGTGGCGCTGGAAAGCCCGCTGCCGAAGGAAGTCAGCGAGCCGGTGCCGCCGATCGTGGATACGACGGGACCGCAGCCGAGCACACATCAGTAG
- a CDS encoding DmsE family decaheme c-type cytochrome translates to MATCQGCHDELYKGFEASPHWMTTKETKMTHGAHGCESCHGPGLAHVEGGGDKTKIFTFAGAKSQDITKRCLTCHEAKVEQREFMRSTHNENGVSCTSCHSIHHTKAEYLLVNKQPGLCYSCHAEQKADFQKTFRHRVNEGLIKCTDCHNAHGAVRDRMVRSAPNQDLICTKCHADKRGPFVFEHEPVRVEGCMACHTPHSSVYPRMLLTARINTLCLQCHEQIPTGVHGAQNQYRQVCIVCHMSIHGSNVSNIFFK, encoded by the coding sequence GTGGCTACCTGCCAGGGGTGCCACGACGAACTGTACAAGGGCTTCGAGGCGTCGCCGCACTGGATGACCACCAAAGAAACCAAGATGACACACGGTGCGCACGGTTGCGAATCGTGCCATGGTCCTGGGCTAGCGCACGTGGAAGGTGGGGGCGATAAGACCAAGATCTTCACCTTCGCAGGGGCCAAGAGCCAAGACATCACCAAGCGCTGCCTGACCTGCCACGAAGCCAAGGTGGAACAGCGGGAGTTCATGCGGTCAACGCACAATGAGAACGGCGTCAGTTGCACGAGCTGCCACTCCATCCACCACACCAAGGCGGAGTACCTGCTGGTGAACAAGCAGCCAGGGCTGTGTTACTCGTGCCACGCGGAACAGAAGGCCGACTTCCAGAAGACGTTCCGCCATCGCGTGAACGAGGGCTTGATCAAGTGCACCGATTGCCACAATGCGCACGGCGCGGTGAGAGATCGCATGGTCCGGTCGGCGCCCAATCAGGACCTCATCTGCACGAAGTGCCACGCGGACAAACGCGGACCGTTCGTCTTCGAGCACGAACCCGTGAGGGTCGAGGGATGCATGGCCTGCCACACCCCGCACTCCTCGGTCTATCCGCGCATGTTGCTCACCGCACGCATCAACACCCTTTGCCTGCAGTGCCATGAGCAAATCCCGACGGGCGTGCATGGCGCGCAGAACCAGTACCGGCAAGTTTGCATCGTTTGCCACATGAGTATTCACGGCTCAAACGTGAGCAATATTTTCTTCAAATAA
- a CDS encoding STAS domain-containing protein — MADQKLQIQTSAGSREGCIVVHLSGPLTIATLFEFQTLLRSERSPVLVLDLAGVPYLDSAGLGCLLGAHVSRQKDGRKLMLAGVSDRVKTVFLLTHVDPLFQFFDSVSQAEAALATDSCEKPVKPHVGFRIKPGAGWGG; from the coding sequence ATGGCGGATCAGAAGCTGCAGATTCAAACCTCGGCCGGGTCGCGCGAGGGATGCATCGTCGTCCATCTCAGCGGGCCGCTTACCATCGCCACGCTCTTTGAGTTCCAGACTCTGCTTCGCTCCGAGCGATCGCCCGTCCTGGTTCTGGATCTCGCGGGGGTGCCGTACCTCGATTCGGCGGGCCTGGGTTGCCTGCTGGGGGCGCACGTGTCGCGTCAGAAGGACGGCAGGAAGCTGATGCTGGCCGGGGTCAGCGACCGGGTGAAAACCGTCTTCCTGCTGACGCACGTGGATCCATTGTTCCAATTCTTCGACAGCGTTTCCCAGGCGGAAGCGGCGCTGGCGACAGACTCCTGCGAAAAACCCGTCAAGCCGCATGTCGGCTTCCGCATCAAACCCGGCGCCGGATGGGGAGGCTGA
- a CDS encoding NUDIX domain-containing protein has translation MTVDAQKTMRLRNTVPVIPLRVQVAAVCYRRRGPEIEFLLVRTSSGRWIFPKGHADESLSKCEAAAREAWEEAGAIGEIEPRCFQTFRYWKQDSGDEILLVEAYLLEVLRRRVPEEDYRAPTWFTPFAAIRAVAEGRDTESSTELVGVIDAALRNLTNTEAQEYAHARASAARWRRSGISRSR, from the coding sequence ATGACAGTGGACGCACAAAAGACCATGCGACTGCGAAACACCGTGCCGGTGATCCCGCTCCGAGTTCAAGTAGCGGCCGTCTGCTACCGCCGCCGCGGGCCGGAAATAGAGTTTTTGCTCGTCCGTACCTCCAGCGGCAGATGGATCTTTCCCAAGGGCCACGCGGATGAATCGCTTTCCAAGTGTGAGGCGGCGGCCCGCGAAGCCTGGGAGGAAGCCGGCGCGATAGGAGAGATCGAGCCCCGATGCTTCCAGACCTTCCGGTACTGGAAACAAGATTCCGGCGACGAGATCCTGTTGGTAGAGGCCTACCTGCTCGAGGTGCTCCGGCGCCGCGTTCCGGAGGAGGACTACAGGGCCCCCACGTGGTTCACGCCCTTTGCGGCAATACGTGCGGTCGCCGAAGGCCGAGACACCGAGTCTTCGACGGAACTCGTCGGCGTCATCGACGCTGCATTGAGGAACCTCACGAATACCGAAGCGCAAGAATACGCCCATGCTCGAGCTTCAGCGGCCAGATGGCGGAGAAGCGGAATATCTCGATCGCGATGA
- a CDS encoding glycosyltransferase, protein MPELTIVIPAKNEATLLPKLLTSLTKQTYLQNRKTKVFVADAGSSDDTPQLAMTFRGRLELEVIPGGLPSVGRNAGARLADGEYVLFIDADMEFHDATLIARAVEMMRERQLHCLTTNIWCESGTALDQALYLGNNISQWLSQFASPYATGMFMLFDRKRFWELGGFHEQALFAEDYLLSKKVSPGRFAIIHGGAYTTNRRFRKMGHLKMVSLFLWTALNTWNEKHFLRDQKYWEV, encoded by the coding sequence ATGCCGGAATTGACGATCGTGATCCCTGCCAAGAACGAAGCGACGTTGCTGCCAAAGCTGCTGACCTCGCTGACGAAACAGACCTATTTGCAGAACCGGAAGACGAAGGTGTTCGTTGCTGACGCGGGGTCTAGCGACGACACGCCGCAACTGGCAATGACTTTTCGTGGCCGGTTGGAACTCGAGGTCATTCCCGGCGGACTGCCGTCTGTGGGCAGGAACGCTGGCGCCCGTCTGGCTGACGGCGAGTACGTCCTTTTTATCGATGCGGACATGGAGTTTCACGACGCGACGCTGATCGCCCGCGCCGTGGAGATGATGCGCGAGCGTCAACTGCACTGCCTCACGACCAATATCTGGTGTGAGTCGGGCACGGCGCTCGACCAAGCGCTCTATCTGGGCAATAACATCTCGCAGTGGCTCTCACAGTTCGCAAGCCCGTACGCGACCGGGATGTTCATGCTCTTTGACCGGAAGCGGTTCTGGGAGCTGGGCGGGTTCCATGAGCAGGCGCTGTTCGCGGAGGATTACCTGCTGAGCAAGAAGGTGTCCCCGGGACGATTCGCGATCATCCATGGCGGCGCCTACACCACCAACCGGCGGTTCCGCAAAATGGGGCACCTCAAGATGGTCTCGCTGTTCCTTTGGACTGCGCTCAACACGTGGAACGAAAAGCACTTTCTGCGCGACCAGAAGTATTGGGAGGTATGA
- a CDS encoding PAS domain S-box protein has protein sequence MQEETEPKRSDDALRASELRYRRLFETAKDGILILDAQTGQIRDVNPFLVNLLGYTYNEFIGLPLWEIGPFKDIKECKLAFLELQDKEYIRYESLPLETKDGRSIAVEFVSNVYGLSGGTRVIQCNIRDITKRKQAEDALHRSGEETRRFFEANPAGSYVASPDGRLLTCNSAFARMLGFASVEEAMQVDLVSLYPDRASRNVFLGRLKKKGRLEYNEAELLRKDGSLVHAVENAAGTFDERGELAEIHGCLMDASERQTEQQLRQAHKRPLFRLKTFLSKAGAGRTIVYVPGKQILFEQGKRGDAVFYVLTGMVKLSVVSQGKEITIGFLGPGDFAGKECLATVRLRRTASARAFTDCTILRIERKEMLRVIQQEKTFAAFFLDYLLARISRYQEVAMDQLLHSSEKRLARALLLLAAFGNGGKPEAVVPKIHQEELAEMVGTTRSRISFFMNRFRKRGFVAYKGQSSVTIRTARLSRFVMA, from the coding sequence ATGCAGGAAGAAACGGAACCCAAGCGCTCGGACGATGCGCTACGAGCTTCTGAGCTTAGATACCGTCGCCTCTTCGAAACCGCCAAAGATGGGATCCTGATTCTCGACGCGCAGACAGGACAGATAAGGGACGTTAACCCATTCCTGGTTAATTTGTTGGGCTACACGTATAACGAGTTTATTGGGTTGCCACTCTGGGAGATCGGGCCCTTCAAAGACATCAAGGAATGCAAGCTGGCTTTTCTGGAGTTGCAAGACAAGGAATATATCCGCTATGAATCTCTCCCGCTTGAAACCAAGGACGGCCGGTCCATTGCCGTGGAGTTTGTTAGCAACGTCTATGGATTGAGCGGTGGGACGAGGGTCATTCAATGCAACATTCGTGACATCACGAAGCGCAAGCAAGCCGAGGATGCGCTGCACCGAAGCGGGGAGGAAACCCGGCGCTTTTTTGAGGCGAATCCCGCGGGCAGCTACGTCGCAAGCCCCGATGGAAGGTTGCTGACCTGCAATTCGGCCTTCGCGCGAATGCTCGGTTTCGCCTCGGTCGAAGAGGCAATGCAAGTTGATCTGGTCTCACTCTATCCCGACCGCGCGTCGCGAAACGTATTCCTGGGGCGCCTCAAGAAGAAGGGGCGGCTCGAATACAACGAAGCTGAACTCCTCCGCAAGGACGGCAGCCTGGTCCACGCCGTGGAGAATGCCGCCGGAACGTTCGACGAGCGGGGTGAGCTGGCCGAGATCCATGGCTGCCTCATGGACGCGAGCGAGCGGCAGACAGAGCAGCAGTTGCGCCAGGCTCATAAACGACCGCTCTTTCGTCTTAAGACTTTTCTCTCGAAAGCCGGCGCAGGCAGGACGATTGTATATGTACCCGGAAAACAGATCCTCTTTGAACAAGGCAAACGGGGTGATGCTGTCTTCTATGTCTTGACCGGCATGGTGAAGCTCTCGGTAGTCTCTCAGGGTAAAGAAATCACGATTGGCTTTCTCGGCCCGGGGGACTTCGCAGGCAAGGAATGCCTGGCGACAGTTCGGCTCCGGCGCACGGCGTCAGCCAGGGCGTTCACAGATTGCACGATACTCAGGATTGAACGAAAAGAGATGTTGCGCGTGATTCAACAGGAAAAGACCTTTGCGGCATTTTTTCTCGATTACTTGCTTGCCCGCATCAGTCGCTACCAGGAAGTCGCAATGGATCAGCTTTTGCACTCCAGCGAAAAACGGCTGGCCCGAGCTCTTCTCTTACTTGCTGCCTTTGGCAACGGTGGCAAACCGGAGGCTGTCGTTCCGAAGATCCATCAGGAAGAGCTGGCGGAAATGGTCGGCACAACCCGATCCCGAATCAGTTTTTTTATGAATCGCTTCCGAAAACGGGGTTTCGTTGCCTACAAGGGGCAAAGCTCTGTCACCATCCGTACCGCCAGGTTGTCGCGGTTCGTAATGGCTTGA
- a CDS encoding HNH endonuclease, protein MRFYVAITDFDWFTCLSAQKPDEVNFWQPSGSSQFRALETGEPLLFKLHSPRNYIVGGGFLSRFTLAPLSFAWEAFGTKNGTQSLDEMRDRVWKYRNSSPTGTTEEVIGCILLQQPFFFDEPEWIPVSDWAQSIVRGKGYDTAEVRGNEIWTEVQNRLANPVPVPDESVAMAEERFGKAQIVLPRLGQGGFRVIVADIYNRSCALSSSHILHILDAAHIRPYAQGGTHSPTNGLLLRQDIHTLFDRGYITVTPEYRVEVSKRIRQEFNNGADYYAMHGRPIHLPGIEQLRPSADALRWHNDVVFRP, encoded by the coding sequence GTGCGCTTCTACGTCGCCATCACCGACTTCGACTGGTTCACCTGCCTCTCCGCGCAGAAGCCCGACGAGGTGAATTTCTGGCAGCCCTCGGGCAGCAGCCAGTTCCGCGCCCTGGAGACCGGCGAGCCGCTTCTCTTCAAGCTTCACAGCCCAAGGAATTACATAGTCGGCGGCGGGTTCCTTAGTCGCTTCACCCTTGCGCCCCTGTCCTTCGCCTGGGAAGCCTTCGGAACGAAAAACGGCACCCAATCGCTCGACGAGATGCGCGACCGTGTATGGAAATACCGCAACTCATCCCCTACAGGAACGACGGAAGAGGTGATCGGCTGCATCCTGCTCCAGCAGCCGTTCTTCTTTGATGAACCCGAGTGGATTCCCGTCTCCGACTGGGCGCAGAGCATTGTGCGGGGGAAGGGCTACGACACCGCCGAAGTCCGCGGCAATGAGATCTGGACCGAGGTTCAGAACCGTCTCGCCAACCCGGTACCCGTGCCGGACGAATCGGTCGCCATGGCCGAGGAGAGATTCGGCAAGGCGCAGATCGTGCTGCCACGCCTGGGCCAGGGCGGATTCCGCGTCATCGTAGCGGACATCTACAACCGGTCCTGCGCGCTCTCTTCGTCTCACATCCTGCACATCCTCGACGCCGCGCATATACGGCCCTACGCTCAGGGCGGCACCCACTCTCCCACCAACGGCCTGCTTCTTCGCCAGGACATCCACACCCTCTTCGACCGGGGCTACATCACGGTCACGCCGGAGTACCGGGTCGAGGTGAGCAAGCGCATCAGGCAGGAATTCAACAACGGGGCTGATTACTACGCCATGCACGGGCGGCCGATCCATCTGCCCGGCATCGAGCAGCTCCGACCATCAGCGGACGCTCTGAGGTGGCACAACGACGTCGTCTTCCGCCCGTAA
- a CDS encoding M48 family metalloprotease — MPRRWLLVFVGSLLVGFGFAQQCPQAPALSPSHELNLFSEEQEIDFGEVLAAKISYSLHVIEDDAVAGRLQHIGDRLLLQMPPTRLRFRFYLVDSPDANAFAVAGGRVYVTRKLITAVRSEDELAGVVAHEMGHQLAHHSALDWSRIFHDMLGVTKLGDRSDIEDKYNQVLDAYRTKEGIFAQSNRGEREQLGADQVAVYAVSRAGYSPQAVVDFWDRFTESHGRKGSWLSDFFGSTRPESKRLREFVKNLGAIPASCINATGHASSADFERWQAAVRNYKGFGKKESLHKVVLKRALDPVLREDIRVFRFSPDGKYLLAQDNTSIFVLTRDPLVFLFRIDALDAHGAQFSPDSRYVVFYTSGLRVERWNITEQRLDDVDELYVFNGCVQTALSPDGHYLACIRPNRDTYFPLDFLLLDVKTGAAVFTKKNYIGPVKFGYNTFLNYILLKGGRRPVAAMAFSPDGRYFLAGRSEVHLLLDMKSFAEIAVPGPLRRITSVSFAFVGPDRIVGADSQNLEHASLVRFPSGEIISSDIPIGGRALYPVSKGLYAIVRPMQKAPVGLMDLEAKKIFMASRTDALDIYDTTFVNERTNGEIGLYTQAGQKPTATLALPLSPLARLATAAVAPNLNAIALSERSRGSVWDLNSGERLFYIRGFHGAYFDGGSIFLDFAPPDQFALQPLKGQSEKEVRRLEAEKPGDSLARADLATRSIIPIRQMQKRVHVHQFGSVVLTWTPEDDEKPFDNITLEARDSRTDAVLWSRRPKSFPYINGDAGRDTAVVFSWNLGTRGAKEELKDDPEAKELVKAVKESEGSYLVEVVDLRSGKPLAKFPVETGLGSFSVRHSAAAGSTVVMLDTQNRVLLYSFKGKRLGGLFGGDAVLSPDGGSVVVEREPGRLALYDVVGLRQRDELTFGARVIFAEFTSDSKRLVVLTDDQTVFVLDVDKASH, encoded by the coding sequence ATGCCCCGCCGGTGGCTCTTGGTTTTCGTCGGTTCGCTCTTGGTCGGGTTTGGGTTCGCTCAGCAATGCCCCCAAGCTCCTGCGCTGTCACCCTCCCACGAGTTGAACCTGTTCAGTGAAGAGCAGGAGATTGATTTCGGCGAGGTTCTCGCCGCAAAGATTTCCTACTCCCTGCACGTCATTGAAGACGATGCCGTCGCCGGCCGCTTGCAGCACATCGGCGACCGCCTCCTGCTCCAGATGCCCCCCACCCGGCTGCGGTTCCGCTTCTATCTAGTGGACAGTCCTGACGCCAACGCCTTCGCCGTCGCTGGAGGTCGCGTCTACGTCACCCGCAAGCTGATCACGGCGGTCCGCTCCGAAGACGAACTTGCTGGCGTCGTCGCCCATGAAATGGGCCATCAACTTGCCCATCACTCCGCCCTCGACTGGAGCCGCATCTTCCACGACATGCTGGGCGTCACCAAGCTTGGCGACCGCTCCGATATCGAAGACAAGTACAACCAGGTGCTCGATGCGTACCGCACCAAGGAGGGCATATTTGCCCAGTCGAATCGCGGGGAGCGCGAGCAGTTGGGCGCCGACCAGGTCGCTGTTTACGCCGTCTCCCGCGCCGGCTACTCGCCGCAGGCCGTCGTGGACTTTTGGGATCGCTTCACCGAGTCCCACGGACGCAAGGGGAGTTGGCTCTCAGATTTTTTCGGCTCCACCCGCCCCGAATCCAAGCGCCTTCGCGAGTTCGTCAAGAACTTGGGCGCTATCCCGGCATCCTGCATCAATGCCACTGGCCATGCCTCCTCGGCTGACTTCGAGCGCTGGCAGGCCGCCGTTCGCAACTACAAGGGCTTCGGCAAGAAGGAATCACTGCACAAGGTAGTGCTGAAGCGCGCGCTCGATCCTGTGCTTCGCGAGGACATCCGGGTCTTTCGATTCAGTCCCGACGGCAAGTACCTTCTCGCCCAGGACAATACCAGCATCTTCGTGCTCACCCGCGACCCGCTCGTCTTCCTGTTTCGCATTGACGCCCTGGACGCTCACGGCGCTCAGTTCAGCCCCGATTCCCGCTATGTCGTCTTCTACACGTCCGGACTGCGCGTCGAGCGGTGGAACATCACCGAACAACGTCTCGACGACGTCGACGAATTGTACGTGTTCAACGGTTGCGTGCAAACCGCGCTTTCGCCCGACGGTCACTACCTCGCCTGCATCCGTCCAAACCGTGATACCTATTTCCCTCTAGACTTCCTGTTACTCGACGTCAAGACCGGCGCCGCCGTCTTCACGAAGAAGAACTATATCGGGCCCGTGAAGTTCGGTTACAACACGTTCTTGAACTACATACTGCTGAAGGGTGGCCGACGGCCGGTTGCGGCCATGGCGTTTTCCCCCGATGGGCGCTACTTCCTGGCCGGCCGTTCCGAAGTGCATCTTTTGCTGGACATGAAGTCTTTCGCTGAAATCGCCGTGCCGGGCCCTCTGCGCAGGATTACTTCGGTCAGCTTCGCTTTTGTCGGGCCCGATCGCATCGTCGGCGCCGACAGCCAGAACCTCGAACACGCCTCGCTCGTTCGCTTCCCCTCGGGTGAGATCATTTCCTCGGACATCCCAATCGGGGGTCGTGCGCTCTACCCGGTCAGCAAAGGTCTTTACGCGATTGTCCGCCCCATGCAAAAGGCACCTGTCGGCCTGATGGACCTGGAGGCCAAGAAGATCTTCATGGCCAGCCGCACCGATGCGCTTGATATCTATGACACCACATTCGTCAACGAGCGCACCAACGGCGAGATCGGCCTATATACCCAGGCGGGACAGAAGCCCACCGCGACCCTGGCCCTGCCGCTCAGCCCGCTTGCGCGTCTGGCCACGGCGGCGGTGGCCCCCAACCTGAATGCAATCGCGCTCAGCGAGCGCTCCCGCGGCTCCGTGTGGGATCTGAACAGTGGTGAGCGACTCTTCTACATTCGCGGCTTTCACGGTGCCTACTTCGACGGTGGCTCGATCTTTCTTGACTTTGCTCCCCCCGATCAATTCGCTTTGCAGCCCCTCAAAGGGCAGAGCGAGAAAGAGGTGCGCAGGCTGGAAGCCGAAAAGCCCGGGGACAGTCTCGCCCGCGCCGACCTCGCCACCCGCTCCATCATCCCCATACGCCAGATGCAGAAGCGCGTTCATGTGCATCAATTCGGCTCAGTCGTGCTCACCTGGACGCCGGAAGACGACGAGAAACCCTTCGATAACATCACCCTTGAGGCAAGAGATTCCCGGACCGATGCGGTTTTGTGGTCGCGCCGGCCAAAGAGTTTTCCCTATATCAACGGCGACGCAGGCAGGGACACAGCGGTGGTGTTCTCCTGGAATCTGGGAACCCGCGGCGCTAAGGAGGAGCTGAAAGACGATCCTGAGGCAAAGGAACTGGTGAAGGCCGTCAAGGAGAGCGAAGGCAGCTACCTGGTCGAGGTTGTGGACCTTCGCTCCGGCAAGCCCCTGGCCAAATTTCCCGTCGAAACCGGGCTTGGTTCATTCTCTGTCCGCCATTCCGCCGCGGCCGGCTCAACCGTCGTCATGCTCGACACGCAGAACCGCGTCCTGCTGTACTCCTTCAAAGGTAAGCGACTAGGCGGGCTATTCGGGGGCGATGCGGTTCTTTCGCCAGACGGGGGGAGCGTCGTCGTAGAGCGCGAGCCGGGGCGTCTTGCGCTCTACGATGTCGTTGGCCTGCGCCAGCGAGATGAGCTTACCTTCGGAGCACGCGTCATCTTCGCCGAATTCACCTCTGACAGCAAGCGTTTGGTCGTACTCACCGACGATCAAACCGTCTTTGTACTCGACGTCGACAAAGCATCGCACTGA